In Lonchura striata isolate bLonStr1 chromosome 14, bLonStr1.mat, whole genome shotgun sequence, one genomic interval encodes:
- the LOC110472661 gene encoding gap junction alpha-3 protein-like, with the protein MGDWSLLGRLLENAQEHSTVVGKVWLTVLFVFRILVLGAAAERVWGDELSGFSCDTQQPGCQNACYDSTFPISHLRFWVLQIIFVSTPSLVYLGHILHLVHLEEKAQQQKAARASSGARRQRPRQPQLPAGNTRARVCMQGAILRTYICNIVFKALLEVGFIVGQYTLYGFQLKPLYTCSRWPCPNTVNCYISRPTEKTIFILFMMGVACVSLLLNLVEIYHLGLTKCRQGPGPKSRILTAPGGPVGPGSTYVTLPRGGSPLAAGRPPHGLAQLKKAGAWLGVVGGSHRDVRTADLSV; encoded by the coding sequence ATGGGGGACTGGAGCCTGCTGGGCCGGCTGCTGGAGAATGCCCAGGAGCACTCCACAGTGGTGGGGAAGGTCTGGCTCACCGTCCTCTTCGTCTTCCGCATCCTGGTGCTGGGGGCTGCCGCGGAGCGGGTCTGGGGTGACGAGCTGTCTGGCTTCTCCTGTGACACGCAGCAGCCCGGCTGCCAAAATGCCTGCTATGATAGCACCTTCCCCATCTCCCACCTCCGCTTCTGGGTCCTGCAGATCATCTTTGTCTCCACCCCCAGCCTTGTGTATCTAGGCCACATCCTGCACTTGGTGCATCTGGAGGAGAAGGCACAGCAGCAAAAGGCAGCACGGGCCAGCAGTGGGGCCAGGCGGCAGcgccccaggcagccccagctccctgcagggaaCACGAGGGCACGGGTCTGCATGCAGGGGGCCATCCTGAGGACGTACATCTGCAACATCGTCTTCAAGGCTCTCCTGGAAGTGGGTTTCATTGTGGGCCAGTATACTTTGTATGGGTTCCAGCTGAAGCCCCTCTACACCTGCAGccgctggccctgccccaacACAGTCAACTGCTACATCTCCCGGCCCACTGAGAAGACCATCTTCATCCTCTTCATGATGGGGGTGGCCTGCGTGTCCCTGCTGCTCAACCTGGTGGAGATCTACCACCTGGGTCTCACCAAGTGCCGTCAGGGGCCAGGCCCCAAGTCCCGCATCCTGACCGCTCCTGGCGGGCCTGTAGGGCCTGGCAGCACCTATGTCACTCTGCCCAGGGGTGGAAGccccctggctgctggcagacCCCCCCATGGCCTGGCACAGCTGAAGAAGGCAGGTGCATGGCTAGGGGTGGTTGGTGGGTCCCACAGGGACGTGCGAACGGCAGACCTGTCAGTGTAA
- the GJB1 gene encoding gap junction beta-1 protein, translating to MNWAGLYTVLSGVNRHSTAIGRIWLSVIFIFRIMVLVVAAESVWGDEKSAFTCNTQQPGCNSVCYDHFFPISHIRLWALQLILVTTPALLVAMHVAYQQHQEKKLLVLTGHADAKHMEEVKKHKMRIAGSLWWTYVCSVVFRLLFEAVFMYIFYMLYPGYQMMRLVKCEAYPCPNTVDCFISRPTEKTIFTVFMLVTSSICIILNMAELVYLVVRACARRSQHHTNPSSGKGSFYGHKHSSEYKQNEINQLLTEQDGSLKDMLRRNSGLQEKGDRCSAC from the coding sequence ATGAATTGGGCCGGCCTCTACACGGTGCTGAGCGGGGTGAACCGCCACTCCACTGCCATTGGCCGCATCTGGCTCTCCGTCATCTTCATCTTCCGGATAATGGTGCTAGTGGTGGCAGCCGAGAGTGTCTGGGGGGATGAGAAATCTGCCTTCACCTGCAACacccagcagcctggctgcaaCAGCGTCTGCTATGACCACTTCTTCCCCATCTCCCACATCCGCCTGTGGGCCCTGCAGCTCATCCTTGTCACCACACCAGCCCTTCTCGTGGCCATGCACGTGGCctaccagcagcaccaggagaagaagctgctggtgctgaCAGGGCATGCGGATGCCAAGCACATGGAAGAGGTCAAGAAGCACAAGATGCGCATAGCGGGTTCACTGTGGTGGACATATGTCTGCAGCGTGGTCTTCAGGCTGCTCTTCGAGGCCGTGTTCATGTACATCTTCTACATGCTCTACCCTGGCTACCAGATGATGCGGCTGGTTAAGTGTGAGGCTTACCCCTGCCCCAACACTGTCGACTGCTTCATCTCCCGGCCCACTGAGAAGACCATCTTCACTGTCTTCATGCTGGTCACCTCCAGTATCTGCATCATCCTCAACATGGCAGAGCTGGTCTACCTGGTGGTGCGGGCTTGTGCCCGCCGAAGCCAGCACCACACCAACCCTTCATCAGGGAAGGGCTCCTTCTATGGGCACAAGCATTCCTCTGAGTACAAGCAGAATGAGATCAACCAGCTGCTGACAGAGCAGGATGGTTCCCTCAAGGACATGCTGCGTCGCaactctgggctgcaggagaagggTGACCGCTGCTCTGCCTGCTAG